The Pantoea sp. At-9b genome includes a window with the following:
- a CDS encoding ATPase AAA, with product MVTPALSLADLGPRICILGPSNSGKSTLAHAIAHKTALPLVHLDQLYHLPNTHWQARGEAEFLQLHQAAIAEHRWVMDGNYVRCLPDRLARATGLILLEISTTRSVLRYFRRTLLDAQRVGGVVAAGQQERISWEMLRYLLLYTRSKQPRNREMFASWQQPKLLLSSAAELQACYQAWGLTR from the coding sequence ATGGTAACACCCGCACTTTCTCTGGCCGATCTCGGCCCGCGCATCTGCATTCTTGGCCCGTCGAACAGCGGTAAATCCACGCTGGCCCACGCCATTGCGCATAAAACCGCGCTACCGTTAGTCCATCTCGATCAACTTTATCATCTGCCCAATACCCACTGGCAGGCGCGTGGTGAAGCCGAATTTCTGCAACTGCATCAGGCGGCAATCGCTGAACACCGTTGGGTGATGGACGGAAACTATGTACGTTGTCTGCCCGACAGGCTGGCGCGGGCCACCGGTTTGATTCTGCTCGAAATCAGTACCACCCGCAGTGTGTTACGCTATTTTCGTCGGACATTACTGGATGCACAGCGGGTTGGCGGTGTCGTTGCCGCAGGCCAACAGGAGCGTATCAGCTGGGAGATGCTGCGTTACCTGTTGTTATACACGCGCAGTAAGCAACCGCGTAATCGTGAGATGTTCGCTTCGTGGCAGCAGCCAAAACTGTTGCTCTCTTCCGCAGCGGAATTGCAGGCCTGTTATCAGGCGTGGGGATTAACACGTTAA
- a CDS encoding LysE family translocator gives MDLNLVAFIIAILPVALSPGASFTLAINNTLTAGSRGLAAIIIGTALGIYTHALLIGSGISALLLHSPTVFTLLSFAGTVYLFWLGVQLIKRGRNVASPYVSPHPRRTSVKEAWLANVLNPKAVMLYLTVVSQFAGKQGALAHFLLLATVHILIMSLWLIVVCYALLTSAKLINIQKIGFFINVIGGAVLVIFAMHSFAQLLLKLMGLSW, from the coding sequence ATGGACCTGAACCTTGTCGCCTTTATCATCGCCATCTTACCGGTTGCCTTGTCACCGGGAGCCAGTTTCACCCTGGCAATCAACAATACCCTGACGGCAGGCAGCCGGGGTCTGGCTGCGATCATTATCGGCACTGCGCTGGGTATTTATACCCACGCGCTGCTGATTGGCTCCGGTATCAGCGCCCTGCTGCTGCATTCCCCCACCGTTTTTACCTTGCTGAGTTTCGCCGGTACGGTTTACCTGTTCTGGCTTGGGGTGCAGTTGATCAAGCGGGGGCGCAATGTCGCCTCGCCCTATGTTTCCCCTCACCCTCGTCGCACCAGCGTGAAAGAGGCGTGGCTGGCGAATGTACTGAATCCCAAAGCGGTGATGCTCTACCTGACCGTGGTGTCGCAGTTTGCCGGAAAACAGGGGGCGCTCGCCCATTTTTTGCTACTGGCAACGGTCCATATCCTGATCATGAGCCTGTGGCTGATCGTGGTGTGCTACGCGCTGCTGACCTCGGCAAAACTGATCAACATTCAGAAAATAGGTTTCTTTATTAACGTTATCGGCGGTGCGGTGTTGGTGATTTTCGCCATGCACAGCTTCGCCCAATTGCTGCTAAAACTGATGGGACTGTCATGGTAA
- a CDS encoding aspartate/glutamate racemase family protein: MTIACLHTAASNIAIFDQAAASLGIAPTALSHLVMPHLLAEAELSGGMTREQQAQLTALLHSLTPWFDAILITCSTLGPVADSFHNEANGCVVYRTDRMLADEVHRRGGKSRVLCAAESTLAATTALFCPATLAGRPPEVRLIPDAWAIFKAGDQQGYRRLIKDAVEQARQQGADHVALAQVSMAVAAQDFPEGQRPLTSPLLALQRFV; encoded by the coding sequence GTGACTATCGCTTGTTTACACACCGCGGCCAGTAATATTGCCATCTTTGATCAGGCGGCGGCCAGCCTGGGTATCGCGCCAACCGCCTTAAGCCATCTGGTGATGCCGCATCTGTTGGCTGAAGCTGAATTGAGCGGCGGCATGACCCGCGAACAGCAGGCGCAGCTTACGGCGCTGCTGCACAGCCTGACCCCCTGGTTCGATGCGATTCTGATTACCTGTTCTACGCTGGGACCGGTCGCGGATAGTTTTCACAATGAGGCCAATGGTTGTGTGGTGTATCGCACCGATCGCATGCTGGCTGATGAAGTGCATCGCCGTGGCGGTAAATCACGGGTACTGTGCGCCGCAGAATCCACGCTGGCGGCCACCACGGCGCTGTTTTGCCCGGCGACGTTAGCCGGACGGCCACCGGAAGTGCGTCTGATTCCTGATGCGTGGGCGATCTTCAAAGCAGGCGATCAGCAGGGCTATCGCCGTCTGATCAAAGACGCCGTTGAGCAGGCGCGTCAGCAGGGCGCTGACCATGTGGCGCTGGCGCAGGTATCGATGGCCGTGGCGGCGCAGGACTTCCCGGAGGGACAACGCCCGCTCACCAGTCCGTTGCTAGCGTTGCAGCGTTTCGTGTAA
- a CDS encoding DUF6622 family protein, giving the protein MLVIAIIQHTPIWVWILFIYLLSRGIKALKTREVPVSKLFLIPVLFLLWAIHGVFMETHWPLAALGAMLVGLLLGGLLGALLGRRNMPTTPSHQPGMIIRPGSVLPLIFMLVAFIAKYVLSVSIVLQPELMDSLTFNLTHGLISGLTAGVFWGNMLIVFIPWYRSRIKPA; this is encoded by the coding sequence ATGCTGGTCATCGCCATTATCCAACACACGCCAATCTGGGTGTGGATTCTGTTTATCTATCTTCTTTCACGCGGTATCAAAGCGCTTAAAACGCGTGAAGTGCCGGTCAGTAAACTCTTCCTGATCCCGGTGTTATTCCTGCTGTGGGCGATTCATGGGGTGTTTATGGAAACCCACTGGCCGCTGGCCGCGCTGGGTGCCATGCTGGTCGGATTATTACTGGGCGGCCTGCTGGGGGCGCTGTTGGGACGCCGTAATATGCCCACCACGCCAAGTCATCAGCCAGGGATGATAATTCGCCCCGGCTCCGTGCTACCGCTTATTTTTATGCTGGTCGCCTTTATTGCCAAATACGTGCTTTCGGTGTCGATTGTTTTACAACCAGAGCTGATGGATTCACTCACCTTTAATCTGACGCATGGCTTAATTAGCGGTTTAACGGCGGGCGTGTTCTGGGGAAATATGCTGATTGTGTTTATTCCGTGGTATCGGTCACGCATAAAGCCGGCTTAA
- a CDS encoding efflux RND transporter periplasmic adaptor subunit: MMVFQRYVIAGLAFLIVACDQSAENNPGAMVTEVGVTTLQTQPVTITSQLTGRVTGTMTSDVRPQVGGIIQKRLFTEGDEVKAGQVLYQIDPASYQASYDEAVGQLKNAVAVVKSSKLKAERYAALVKENGVSRQDADDAEATYQQNLASVTQYKAAVESARINLNYTQIKAPISGRIGISSVTPGALVTSEQTTALATIRALDPIYVDLTQSSVQLLKLKRQQASLHQNPDEVPVTVQLEDGSTYDRTGKLELTEVSVDESTGTVTLRAIFPNPDHQLLPGMYVRATVSNGVKNDGLLAPQQGITRDAKGNATALVVDKDNKVESRAVVTDRVIGNKWLIDSGLQSGDKLIVEGTGKVQPGQTVKAVETGTTTPTDASANTSGGN; this comes from the coding sequence ATGATGGTTTTTCAGCGGTATGTTATTGCAGGTCTGGCATTTTTGATTGTCGCCTGTGACCAGAGTGCAGAGAACAACCCCGGGGCAATGGTCACGGAAGTTGGCGTAACAACGCTCCAAACGCAGCCGGTTACCATAACCAGTCAACTGACAGGACGTGTTACCGGCACCATGACATCGGATGTGCGTCCTCAGGTCGGCGGCATTATCCAGAAGCGTCTGTTTACCGAGGGTGATGAGGTTAAAGCCGGTCAGGTTCTTTATCAGATCGATCCTGCCAGTTATCAGGCCAGTTATGACGAAGCGGTCGGACAGCTAAAAAATGCCGTCGCCGTGGTTAAAAGCAGCAAACTGAAAGCCGAACGCTATGCGGCGCTGGTGAAAGAAAACGGCGTTTCCCGTCAGGATGCTGACGATGCGGAAGCCACTTACCAGCAAAACCTGGCGTCAGTGACGCAGTATAAAGCGGCGGTTGAGAGCGCCCGCATCAACCTGAATTACACGCAAATTAAAGCGCCCATCAGTGGCCGCATTGGTATTTCATCCGTGACGCCAGGCGCGCTGGTGACGTCAGAGCAGACCACTGCGCTGGCGACCATTCGTGCGCTGGACCCGATCTATGTCGATCTGACGCAGTCCAGCGTGCAATTGCTGAAACTTAAACGTCAGCAGGCCTCGCTGCACCAAAACCCTGACGAAGTGCCGGTAACGGTGCAACTGGAAGACGGTTCAACCTACGATCGCACCGGTAAGCTGGAACTGACGGAAGTGTCAGTGGATGAATCAACCGGTACCGTCACCTTGCGGGCTATTTTCCCCAACCCGGATCACCAATTGTTGCCAGGCATGTATGTGCGCGCCACGGTCAGCAACGGTGTGAAAAATGATGGGCTGTTGGCACCGCAGCAAGGCATTACCCGCGATGCGAAAGGCAATGCGACTGCGCTGGTGGTGGATAAAGACAACAAAGTGGAAAGCCGTGCGGTAGTGACCGATCGGGTGATTGGCAACAAATGGCTGATCGACAGCGGTCTGCAAAGCGGCGATAAACTGATTGTTGAAGGAACCGGTAAAGTACAGCCGGGGCAGACCGTGAAAGCGGTTGAAACAGGCACCACTACGCCGACTGATGCCAGCGCGAACACCAGCGGAGGGAACTGA
- a CDS encoding efflux RND transporter permease subunit, whose amino-acid sequence MLAQFFIRRPVFAWVIAICIMMFGILSIKNLPIAQYPDVAPPQISIQATYTGASAETLESSVTQVIEQQLTGLDGLLYFSSTSTASTGQVKITVTFEQGTDPDIAQVQVQNKVQQAESRLPDAVTQQGVTVEKAQSDFLLIMALYDKNDKATSSDVADYLVSNMEDTLARLPGVGSVQVFGAEYAMRIWLDPAKLASYSLMPSDVETALEAQNTQVSSGQIGAQPASKEQQLVATVRSRSRLQTPEQFRNIVLKSQTDGSVVHLSDVARVEMGDDDYSANVLANGHPASGIAIQLASGANALSTAENVKNTVDEFRSSLPTGYDIAYPLDSTDFVKISIEEVVKTLVEAIILVVIVMFVFLQNIRTTLIPAIAVPVVLLGTFGVLAVFNYSINTLTMFGVVLAIGLLVDDAIVVVENVERVMREEGLPPREATEKSMKEITGALIGIALVLSAVFLPMTFFSGSTGVIYRQFSITIVSSMVLSVVVALTLTPALCATLLKPHDHESGQKGFFGWFNRSYEKIQARYQEKVGHVVHSSVRYLLLYAVLLIGCAFMYLRLPTGFLPTEDQGYIMVQYTLAPGATENRTSEVRRQIQQYFATKEKDNVNVSMLVNGFSFAGSGQNAGIGFISLKNWNDRKGAENTADAIAGRAMMNLSGIRDAQVFVLSPPSISGLGQSNGFTFELQARGNTTRDDLLKLRNQLIASANQDPVLSSVRANTLPDLPQLQVDIDDEKAQSLGLSVSNINSTLSAAIGGTYVNDFTDRGRVKKVYMQGDEDFRSKPEDIDKWFVAGTDSDGNTTMVPFSSFSSSHWSYGPDVLSRYNGLSSYEIEGSAASGKSSGDAMTAMEKLASKLPAGTTYAWSGLSYQERLSGNQAMSLYAISLIVVFLCLAALYESWSVPFSVMMVVPLGVFGALLGVTLRGLENDVYFQVALLTIIGLSAKNAILIVEFAEENYRKGENLVKAAVHAAAMRLRPIIMTSLAFTAGVLPLAISTGAGANSRIAIGTGIIGGTISATLLAIFLVPLFFVLVRRVFPGLPHSHASHTESAEKTGE is encoded by the coding sequence ATGTTGGCTCAGTTCTTTATCCGACGGCCGGTTTTTGCCTGGGTGATCGCCATCTGCATTATGATGTTCGGTATCCTCAGCATCAAAAACCTGCCGATTGCGCAATATCCTGATGTGGCACCGCCGCAAATCAGTATCCAGGCCACCTATACCGGTGCGTCAGCGGAGACGCTGGAAAGCAGTGTCACCCAGGTGATTGAGCAGCAGCTGACCGGCCTCGACGGTTTGCTCTACTTCTCCTCCACCAGTACCGCGTCTACCGGTCAGGTCAAAATCACCGTCACCTTTGAGCAGGGCACCGATCCGGATATCGCTCAGGTGCAGGTACAGAACAAAGTGCAACAGGCGGAGAGCCGTTTGCCCGACGCCGTGACCCAGCAGGGTGTGACGGTCGAGAAGGCGCAGAGCGACTTCCTGTTGATCATGGCGCTGTACGACAAAAACGACAAAGCGACCTCGTCCGATGTTGCCGACTACCTGGTCAGTAACATGGAAGATACCCTGGCGCGTCTGCCAGGCGTCGGTAGCGTGCAGGTGTTTGGTGCAGAATACGCCATGCGTATCTGGCTGGACCCGGCCAAACTGGCCTCCTATTCGCTGATGCCTTCTGACGTGGAAACCGCGCTGGAAGCACAGAATACCCAGGTGTCTTCGGGGCAAATTGGTGCACAACCGGCGAGCAAAGAACAACAACTGGTCGCCACCGTGCGTTCCCGTTCACGTCTGCAAACGCCGGAACAGTTCCGCAATATCGTGCTGAAGAGCCAGACCGACGGTTCGGTGGTGCACCTGAGTGACGTCGCACGCGTGGAAATGGGCGATGACGACTACAGCGCCAACGTGCTGGCTAACGGCCATCCGGCATCGGGTATCGCGATTCAGTTGGCGTCGGGGGCCAATGCGCTCTCCACCGCGGAGAACGTGAAAAACACCGTGGATGAGTTCCGTTCCAGCCTGCCGACCGGCTATGACATTGCCTATCCGCTCGACAGCACCGACTTCGTCAAAATCTCGATTGAGGAAGTGGTTAAAACGCTGGTGGAAGCCATCATCCTCGTGGTGATCGTGATGTTTGTGTTCCTGCAAAACATCCGTACCACCTTGATCCCGGCGATTGCCGTGCCGGTAGTGCTGCTGGGCACCTTTGGGGTGCTGGCGGTGTTTAACTACTCAATCAACACCCTGACGATGTTTGGGGTAGTGCTCGCCATCGGGCTATTGGTGGATGACGCCATCGTGGTGGTGGAAAACGTCGAGCGTGTGATGCGCGAAGAAGGGCTACCACCGCGTGAAGCCACCGAAAAATCGATGAAGGAAATTACCGGTGCGTTGATTGGTATCGCGCTGGTGCTGTCTGCGGTATTCCTGCCGATGACCTTCTTCAGTGGTTCCACCGGGGTGATTTACCGTCAGTTCTCCATCACTATCGTCTCCTCGATGGTGCTGTCGGTGGTGGTGGCGCTGACGCTGACGCCAGCATTGTGTGCAACCTTGTTGAAACCGCACGATCACGAAAGCGGCCAGAAAGGGTTCTTCGGCTGGTTTAATCGCAGCTACGAAAAAATCCAGGCGCGCTATCAGGAGAAAGTCGGCCATGTGGTGCATAGCTCGGTGCGTTATCTGTTGTTGTACGCGGTGCTGCTGATTGGCTGTGCCTTTATGTACCTGCGTCTGCCGACCGGCTTCCTGCCGACCGAAGATCAGGGTTACATCATGGTGCAGTACACGCTGGCACCGGGGGCTACCGAAAACCGCACCAGCGAAGTACGTCGTCAGATTCAGCAATACTTCGCCACCAAAGAGAAAGATAACGTCAACGTCAGCATGCTGGTGAATGGCTTTAGCTTTGCCGGTAGCGGGCAGAATGCGGGGATTGGCTTTATCTCCCTGAAGAACTGGAACGATCGTAAAGGGGCGGAAAACACCGCCGACGCTATCGCCGGTCGCGCCATGATGAATCTGTCTGGTATCCGCGATGCGCAGGTGTTTGTGCTGTCGCCACCGTCGATCTCCGGTCTGGGCCAGTCGAACGGCTTTACCTTCGAGTTGCAGGCGCGCGGCAACACCACTCGCGACGATTTACTCAAACTGCGCAACCAGCTGATCGCCTCCGCCAATCAGGACCCGGTACTCAGCAGCGTGCGTGCGAATACCTTGCCGGATCTGCCGCAGTTGCAGGTGGATATCGACGATGAAAAAGCGCAGTCGCTTGGTTTGTCGGTCAGCAATATCAACAGCACGCTCAGCGCGGCGATTGGCGGTACTTACGTCAATGACTTCACCGATCGTGGCAGGGTGAAAAAGGTCTACATGCAGGGTGACGAGGATTTCCGCAGCAAACCGGAAGATATCGATAAATGGTTTGTCGCCGGTACCGACAGCGATGGCAACACCACCATGGTGCCATTCTCGTCGTTCTCCTCTTCACACTGGTCTTACGGCCCGGATGTGCTGTCGCGCTACAACGGTCTGTCATCCTATGAAATCGAAGGTTCTGCTGCGTCTGGCAAAAGTTCGGGTGATGCGATGACGGCAATGGAAAAACTGGCGAGTAAACTGCCGGCGGGCACCACCTATGCCTGGAGTGGCCTGTCGTATCAGGAACGCCTGTCAGGTAACCAGGCGATGTCGCTGTACGCCATTTCGCTGATTGTGGTGTTCCTGTGTCTGGCAGCGCTGTATGAAAGCTGGTCGGTGCCGTTCTCGGTCATGATGGTGGTGCCACTCGGCGTATTCGGTGCGCTGCTGGGGGTGACGCTGCGTGGGCTGGAAAACGATGTCTATTTCCAGGTGGCGCTGCTGACCATCATTGGCCTGTCGGCGAAGAACGCCATCCTGATCGTCGAATTTGCGGAGGAGAATTACCGTAAAGGGGAAAACCTGGTGAAAGCTGCGGTTCATGCGGCCGCCATGCGTTTGCGTCCGATCATTATGACCTCGCTGGCGTTTACCGCCGGGGTACTGCCGCTGGCAATATCCACCGGTGCAGGGGCGAACAGCCGTATCGCCATCGGTACGGGCATCATCGGTGGGACGATTTCCGCCACGCTGCTCGCCATTTTCTTAGTCCCGCTGTTCTTTGTGCTGGTCCGTCGTGTGTTCCCAGGCCTGCCGCATAGTCATGCGAGCCACACTGAATCTGCTGAGAAGACGGGGGAATAA
- a CDS encoding efflux transporter outer membrane subunit, whose amino-acid sequence MSAKFLVVFLPCFLAGCMSLDPDYKRPASPVATTTPSGDAYRSLQGAQAANYRDIGWQEYILDPQLRQVVAMALDSSRDLREAVASVKSAHAQYGEERSNLFPTISAGLSGTRSRALTGEGNQTAISNSYSAEGSVSSFELDLFGKNQSLTREQYETYLSTLEGARSTRLTVLYNTVDYWLTLAADRSNLAIAKETAESARQSMEVTRKQMEHGTASMVDVSSAETTYQSAMADVASYTTDVAQDKNALDLVVGRSVPDNLLPANIDALGQAFREVPAGISSDALLNRPDVLEAEHNLKSANASIGAARANFFPSISLTASGGVGSSDLSSLFKNGAGIWSFAPSISLPIFSGGYNVSYLKYTKAQKEYYVAAYEKAVQTAFQEVADALARRGTINDQLTSQRNNVAASQTYYHLADLRYRNGIDTYLNALTAQRTLYTARTSLVSTQQAYYQNLITFYKVMGGGTALKESELKL is encoded by the coding sequence ATGTCAGCAAAATTTTTGGTGGTGTTTTTACCCTGTTTCCTCGCGGGTTGTATGTCACTCGACCCGGACTACAAACGTCCGGCGTCACCGGTTGCCACCACCACGCCGAGCGGGGATGCCTATCGCTCATTGCAAGGTGCGCAGGCGGCTAACTACCGTGATATTGGCTGGCAGGAATATATTCTTGATCCCCAGTTGCGTCAGGTGGTGGCGATGGCGCTGGATAGCAGCCGCGATCTGCGTGAAGCGGTAGCCAGCGTGAAATCGGCCCATGCGCAGTATGGCGAGGAACGTTCTAACTTGTTCCCGACCATCAGCGCCGGACTCAGTGGCACGCGTTCGCGTGCGCTGACCGGCGAGGGCAATCAGACCGCGATCAGCAACTCTTACAGTGCGGAAGGCAGCGTCAGCTCGTTCGAACTGGATCTGTTTGGCAAGAATCAGAGTCTGACGCGCGAACAGTATGAAACCTACCTCAGCACCCTGGAGGGGGCACGCAGCACGCGTCTGACCGTGCTGTACAATACGGTGGATTACTGGCTGACGCTGGCAGCCGATCGCAGCAATCTGGCGATCGCCAAAGAGACGGCCGAAAGCGCACGTCAGTCGATGGAGGTGACGCGTAAGCAGATGGAGCATGGCACGGCTTCGATGGTGGATGTCTCGTCGGCGGAAACCACTTACCAGTCAGCCATGGCGGATGTTGCCAGCTACACCACCGATGTGGCGCAGGACAAAAACGCGCTGGACCTGGTGGTGGGGCGCAGCGTGCCGGATAACCTGTTACCGGCCAATATCGATGCGCTGGGACAGGCGTTCCGTGAAGTTCCTGCCGGAATTTCATCCGATGCCTTGCTGAATCGTCCGGATGTGCTGGAAGCGGAGCATAACCTGAAGTCAGCCAATGCCAGCATTGGCGCGGCACGGGCCAACTTTTTCCCGAGCATCTCGCTGACCGCCAGTGGCGGTGTCGGCAGCTCCGATCTCTCGTCGTTGTTCAAAAACGGTGCCGGGATCTGGTCCTTCGCGCCGAGCATATCACTGCCGATCTTCAGTGGTGGTTACAACGTGTCGTACCTGAAATACACCAAAGCGCAGAAGGAATACTACGTGGCGGCGTATGAGAAAGCGGTGCAAACCGCCTTCCAGGAAGTGGCGGATGCGCTGGCACGACGCGGTACCATCAATGATCAGTTGACCAGCCAGCGTAATAACGTCGCGGCATCGCAGACCTATTATCACCTGGCCGATCTGCGTTATCGCAATGGGATCGATACTTACCTGAATGCGCTGACCGCGCAGCGCACGCTCTACACTGCGCGTACCAGCCTGGTCAGCACGCAGCAGGCGTATTACCAGAACCTGATCACCTTCTACAAGGTGATGGGCGGCGGTACGGCGTTGAAAGAATCTGAACTGAAGCTGTAA
- a CDS encoding TetR/AcrR family transcriptional regulator — translation MHQRKQLIIAAAKVCFSRSGFHGASMADISAESGLGAGQIYRYFSSKELLVSETVKVIAADWRIFLQNKLTQQPRVQDIIVRDSAFWQDWSLQDQCLLLEMYSEASRNDAIRDILANEEQQLVATLDNLLQQRSPEMTAETRLNKIHFLLLLIDGAANRTFADNDLNQRELERISAILTRHLLF, via the coding sequence TTGCACCAGCGTAAACAGCTGATTATTGCTGCGGCAAAAGTCTGTTTCAGTCGTTCTGGTTTTCATGGTGCCAGCATGGCGGATATTAGCGCCGAAAGTGGCTTGGGTGCCGGGCAAATATATCGTTATTTTAGCAGCAAGGAATTATTAGTCAGCGAAACGGTAAAAGTGATTGCGGCTGACTGGCGGATTTTTCTGCAAAACAAACTTACGCAGCAGCCTCGGGTTCAGGATATTATTGTCAGAGACTCGGCATTCTGGCAGGACTGGTCATTACAGGACCAATGCTTGTTACTCGAAATGTATTCAGAAGCCTCGCGTAATGATGCCATTCGCGATATTTTGGCTAATGAGGAACAGCAATTAGTTGCTACGCTGGATAATCTGTTGCAGCAACGATCACCAGAAATGACAGCGGAAACGCGCTTAAATAAAATTCACTTTTTGTTGTTATTAATCGATGGTGCTGCCAACCGTACTTTTGCTGATAATGATCTCAATCAGCGGGAACTGGAGCGGATTAGCGCTATCCTGACTCGCCATCTTCTGTTTTAA
- a CDS encoding TetR/AcrR family transcriptional regulator — translation MNRKDQILDAAEQCMRLKGFHQTSIQNIASQANISVGLIYKYFTNKESIIEALVLNVVQRLKDMLKKDLEQIATSDVQQHLPLISADLVPSELENSIVLLMEVSSEAMRNARIKAILSDAWQTLKDNFIAQEKSLYPNKDASVIQTRLYVLSMIIDGIIIRRCMKKREIIPAFVPFFDGIINEVNINVAQQ, via the coding sequence ATGAACCGCAAAGATCAAATTCTTGACGCCGCTGAACAATGCATGCGATTAAAAGGCTTTCATCAGACGTCAATTCAAAATATTGCCAGCCAGGCCAATATTAGTGTGGGGTTAATCTATAAATACTTCACGAATAAAGAGTCGATCATTGAAGCGCTGGTACTGAATGTGGTGCAGCGTTTAAAAGATATGCTGAAAAAAGATCTTGAACAGATTGCCACCTCTGACGTGCAGCAACACCTGCCGCTGATCTCTGCTGATCTGGTGCCGAGTGAGCTGGAAAACAGTATTGTTTTATTAATGGAGGTGTCGTCAGAAGCGATGCGCAATGCGCGGATCAAAGCCATTCTCAGCGATGCCTGGCAAACGTTAAAAGACAATTTTATTGCGCAGGAGAAGTCGCTCTACCCGAATAAAGACGCCAGTGTGATTCAAACCCGCTTATATGTGCTGTCGATGATTATTGATGGCATTATCATCCGTCGCTGTATGAAAAAACGCGAGATCATCCCGGCGTTTGTGCCGTTCTTTGACGGTATCATCAACGAGGTAAATATTAACGTTGCACAACAGTAA
- a CDS encoding pirin family protein: MNLLRAQRDQLFEYGPFTIRRQRPGEAFGPLAIIDQMTLKTGAQVPMHRHQNDEIFTYVWRGSSQHQHENGERTPLNAKRVMVVSAGDGLRHEESAPLIDTEMLQAYIRPAQEGGAGRVQQFTRSEGAALNAWTLLAGPEGSDAPLTLRQAVYVYDLKLERDQQLAIPQREGFAVWVTLLEGVVRVGDQRLHQGDAISDAVSLPAIRGERDATLIAFLVQADAPAVMSGTVSGQ; this comes from the coding sequence ATGAACCTGTTACGCGCACAGCGCGACCAACTGTTTGAATATGGCCCTTTCACCATTCGCCGCCAGCGCCCGGGTGAAGCCTTTGGTCCGCTGGCGATCATCGACCAGATGACACTCAAAACCGGGGCGCAGGTGCCGATGCACCGCCATCAGAACGATGAGATCTTCACCTATGTCTGGCGTGGCTCTTCTCAGCACCAGCATGAAAATGGTGAACGTACTCCGTTGAACGCCAAACGCGTAATGGTGGTCAGTGCCGGTGATGGCCTGCGTCATGAGGAGTCCGCGCCATTGATCGACACGGAAATGTTGCAGGCTTATATTCGTCCGGCGCAGGAAGGTGGCGCAGGCCGTGTCCAGCAATTTACCCGATCCGAGGGTGCGGCGCTGAATGCCTGGACGTTACTGGCCGGGCCTGAAGGCAGTGATGCGCCACTGACACTGCGCCAGGCGGTGTATGTCTACGACCTGAAACTGGAACGCGATCAGCAGTTGGCGATCCCGCAACGCGAAGGTTTTGCCGTTTGGGTCACCTTGCTGGAAGGCGTGGTGCGGGTCGGTGATCAGCGTCTGCACCAGGGGGATGCCATCAGCGATGCCGTCTCTCTGCCAGCAATACGCGGCGAACGTGACGCTACGTTGATCGCTTTCCTGGTACAGGCCGATGCCCCCGCCGTGATGAGCGGCACGGTCAGCGGGCAATAA
- a CDS encoding SDR family oxidoreductase, with the protein MDLGIGNKLAFICASSQGLGLACAQALAAEGVHVILNGRNEAKLQQAAQRLREQHPAAQVSYICADLTSAAGRDTILTALPTIDILVTNNAGPQPGALADWQAAALREAMEANFIPAIQLIRAWLPAMQARHFGRIINITSAMVKTPHYMMGLSTSARAALTAMCKAISQEVVRDNVTINNLLPERIDTPRQEFMLQRLIAKEGISREQARERNVQSIAARRYGTPEEFGAACAFLCSQQAGFISGQNLQLDGGSYPGLI; encoded by the coding sequence ATGGATCTGGGCATTGGTAACAAACTCGCTTTTATCTGTGCATCGTCGCAGGGGTTGGGCCTGGCGTGCGCGCAGGCGCTGGCGGCGGAAGGCGTGCATGTCATCCTGAACGGGCGCAATGAGGCCAAATTGCAGCAGGCCGCGCAGCGTTTGCGTGAGCAGCATCCTGCGGCGCAGGTCAGCTATATCTGCGCGGATTTAACCAGTGCCGCCGGGCGCGATACCATCCTCACGGCGTTGCCCACCATCGATATCCTGGTCACCAACAATGCCGGGCCGCAACCTGGCGCGCTGGCGGATTGGCAAGCTGCGGCATTGCGCGAGGCGATGGAGGCCAATTTTATTCCGGCTATTCAACTGATCCGCGCCTGGTTACCCGCCATGCAGGCGCGGCATTTTGGCCGCATCATCAACATCACCTCGGCGATGGTCAAAACCCCGCACTACATGATGGGGCTGTCCACCTCGGCACGCGCGGCCCTGACGGCAATGTGTAAAGCCATCAGCCAGGAAGTGGTGCGTGACAACGTCACCATTAATAACCTGTTGCCGGAGCGTATCGACACCCCGCGCCAGGAATTTATGCTGCAACGGCTGATCGCCAAAGAGGGCATTAGTCGCGAACAGGCGCGGGAGCGCAATGTGCAATCCATCGCCGCCCGGCGCTATGGCACGCCGGAAGAGTTTGGTGCGGCCTGTGCGTTTCTGTGCAGCCAGCAGGCTGGATTTATTTCGGGCCAAAATTTACAGCTGGATGGCGGCTCTTATCCGGGGTTGATCTGA